A genomic window from Dehalobacter sp. 12DCB1 includes:
- a CDS encoding HAMP domain-containing sensor histidine kinase, which produces MRRKLILTFALSLIIYCIILNFLFSITLDSFIQQNRFNRLMKDSREIGQLYFNLLDQHISSDEFARNIIERDNLAVINSRILIYNEYRQIILDTKQKAPLQNNMILTRDIEKCFNDSKQTCSTFINDTNRVEYYYYTVPFIRQGQVKGAIVYHGTYQGYAPAANMIIVLIWATAFLFCGALSLLYIVLSKKIVNPLLDMNKTTRQIAAGDFSVRVPANSTDELKELSDSINYMASQLEDTEDARRRFLENVSHELRSPITVIRSMLQVIIEKKVSSDKQVYYTEMILNEVLRMSQLINDLMDLTHIQSSDFKLEYERVDIAELLRRSIAKFESIFTEKKIVMRITFDEYFAAYIRGDELRLVQIFDNLIKNAASYTPETGDILVESSEDGKWVSVTISNSGEGISPEDLPYIFERFYKANKARNSEGVGLGLAITKQLIILHGGTIEVESTNGVSCFKVAFPAEI; this is translated from the coding sequence ATGAGGCGCAAATTGATTTTGACATTTGCATTGTCCTTGATTATTTATTGTATAATACTTAATTTCCTTTTTTCCATTACGCTTGACTCCTTTATTCAACAAAATAGATTCAACCGTCTTATGAAGGATAGCAGGGAAATCGGACAATTATACTTCAATTTGCTGGATCAACACATTAGCAGTGACGAATTTGCCAGGAATATCATTGAACGAGATAATTTGGCCGTAATAAATTCCAGGATCCTAATTTATAATGAATATAGACAGATAATATTGGATACCAAACAGAAGGCCCCGCTCCAAAACAACATGATTTTAACCAGGGATATAGAAAAGTGTTTTAATGACAGCAAGCAAACGTGTTCTACTTTTATTAACGATACCAATAGAGTAGAGTACTATTACTATACCGTCCCATTTATTAGGCAGGGGCAGGTTAAGGGAGCCATAGTTTATCATGGTACTTACCAGGGTTATGCGCCCGCAGCGAATATGATTATTGTACTAATATGGGCAACAGCCTTTTTATTTTGCGGTGCTTTGTCGCTCCTATACATTGTCTTATCAAAGAAAATAGTAAATCCCTTACTGGATATGAACAAAACCACACGCCAGATTGCCGCTGGGGATTTTTCCGTTAGGGTACCGGCAAATTCAACCGATGAACTTAAAGAACTGTCTGATTCTATAAATTATATGGCCAGCCAACTTGAAGACACAGAGGATGCTCGAAGACGATTCTTAGAGAATGTCTCCCATGAACTTAGATCTCCGATTACAGTTATTCGTAGTATGTTACAGGTTATAATAGAAAAAAAAGTATCATCAGATAAGCAGGTATATTATACCGAAATGATCCTTAATGAAGTACTGAGGATGTCCCAATTGATTAATGATCTTATGGATTTAACGCATATTCAATCATCAGACTTTAAACTGGAGTATGAACGAGTAGATATTGCTGAATTATTGCGGCGAAGTATTGCAAAATTCGAATCGATATTCACTGAAAAGAAAATCGTAATGCGTATTACCTTCGACGAATATTTTGCCGCTTATATCAGAGGAGATGAGCTAAGGCTGGTTCAAATTTTTGATAACCTTATTAAAAATGCGGCAAGCTATACGCCGGAAACCGGTGATATTTTAGTGGAGAGTAGTGAAGACGGGAAATGGGTGAGTGTTACCATTAGTAATTCCGGTGAAGGAATTAGTCCAGAGGATTTACCTTATATTTTCGAAAGATTTTATAAGGCTAACAAGGCCCGTAATTCGGAAGGGGTAGGTCTTGGACTAGCGATAACCAAGCAGTTGATAATTCTGCACGGTGGGACGATCGAAGTTGAAAGCACAAACGGAGTAAGTTGTTTTAA
- a CDS encoding response regulator transcription factor, with the protein MKTREAILLVDDDINVCEVLKLYLEKEDYSVVCCYNGQEAIRKFGKDSYALIILDIMIPELNGWEVCKYIRNKSKVPIFLLTASGDFHNKALGFQLGIDEYIVKPFDPREIVFRVQAMLRRINPEEQKVLLPLKIEKLTIDPANYLIRFRDKDISLSPKEMDMLYLMATNINKVFTRIELMEKIWGFENSCLTRTVDVHINRLRAKLKGVDKVEIKTVWTIGYKLEVAK; encoded by the coding sequence ATGAAAACACGTGAAGCCATTCTGTTGGTTGATGATGATATTAATGTGTGTGAGGTATTGAAGCTCTATCTGGAGAAAGAAGATTATTCGGTGGTTTGTTGCTATAATGGGCAGGAGGCTATCAGGAAATTCGGCAAGGATAGCTATGCATTGATTATTTTGGACATAATGATACCTGAGCTGAACGGCTGGGAGGTTTGCAAGTATATCCGCAATAAGTCAAAAGTCCCAATTTTCTTACTGACTGCTAGTGGGGATTTTCATAATAAGGCACTTGGCTTCCAACTTGGAATTGACGAATATATTGTCAAGCCTTTTGACCCCCGAGAGATTGTCTTTAGGGTTCAAGCAATGTTAAGGCGTATCAATCCGGAGGAGCAGAAGGTACTTCTTCCACTAAAAATAGAGAAATTAACAATAGATCCGGCCAATTATCTAATTCGTTTTAGAGATAAAGATATATCACTTTCTCCTAAGGAAATGGATATGTTATACCTAATGGCGACCAACATAAACAAAGTGTTTACCCGAATTGAACTAATGGAAAAAATATGGGGTTTTGAAAATTCATGTTTAACCAGAACAGTGGATGTCCATATTAATAGGCTAAGGGCTAAGCTTAAAGGGGTTGATAAAGTAGAAATCAAAACCGTATGGACGATAGGTTATAAACTTGAGGTTGCTAAATGA